The Flavobacterium johnsoniae UW101 genomic interval AAGAGGATATAAACCAGTTTTGAGTATACAATAGCTTTCCTAGATTCCATTATCATCCCTTTTCCAACTAATAAAGAGGTATAATATGAATAGAAAATATCAAAAAAAATAGAAAAAGAAAAAAACAACCAAATTATAAAAGCATTATCAACACTTTTAAAACCATCTGTAACCTCATAAATATACCAAGTTCCTAAACTAAGCATAGTAGTCAAAACCACTAAAGCAATCCTCCTGTAAACATATTGTGCGGTTTTGATCATTGTTGACAGTAAACGATAATTAATTTCAGTAGGACTATCTAAGACTTCTAATCCTTCTTTTTTTAAATTCTGAGCACCTCCAAAAACATAAGATATGTTCCTGCCAAACTGTGATGCAAATCCAAAATCAAAAAGAGACACTAATGATCCAAATGTTATTAATAAATAATTTAATCCTATTTCTTCTTTTGTAAGCATTCTAAGTATCAAAGGCAACGTGATTACTCCTGAGGCTATAGAAAAAATTTGGGCAAAATAGCCCCAAAAAACATCTTTTTTTGACAATAACATATTGATAATTAAATTGGGGAGATAATTCTAAAATTGCGACAGCAATACTTGCCTCTTTTCATTTAAAATTTATATATCTCTAAGAAATCGAAATATTTAAATTCTACTTCTAAATCAAGCTTTTTTAAATAACTTTTTTAGTTTCAACATTAAAAAAATACATCTAAACTTATAAGAATTTAAAATTGTTTTACAAATAAGCTCAATTTTATCAAAGATTGAAATTCCTTTTACACAATATTTATCGTAAAGTTCTATCCATTCTTGTGAAGAATAAATGAGTGGATAGTTTAAAAACTCAATCATTTTATCGGGCAATACAAATCCCAATTCATTCGGAGATGCTATAACAAAATTATTTATTATAGATAATTCAGATTTAACAATTTTATTTAAAGGTATTTCACTGTAAAATTTAAGATTTAAATTAAGGTTATATTTTTTACAAAAAGCAAACCATATATATTGTTCAGAAGCGAATTTCATTTCATATCCTCCTTCTGAATACGGATCATTCCATTTAATCCAACCAGATTGAACGGCTCTTGTAGTTTGCGGTTCTAGCTGAAGTTCGATATCCCATAGCTGTTTCATATCACTTGTCAGACCTACTTGAAAAATATCACTAATGTGAAACAAAACAGGAGCTTTTCTAGGATTTAATGAAAAAACATTTGATGTAATAATCCTTTGATCAAAAAAACAATATTTTCCTCTATTTGGATATTCAGATAAAAAGTCAATAAAACCATTGTGCGATAACTTACAATCTCCTCTCAGTTTTATTGCAAATTTTCGACTAGCAACTTTTAAACCATTGTTTGTCGAAACAATCTGCCTATTATTGTTATTGAATTTATTTTTTAAATTATAGTCATTATATGATATAGAACCTGGGTCTTCATTAAAAACAATTTTATCATAATCCAAATGACTAACATCAGTATTTATCCATGTTGAAATTATAATTTCTGAACCGGGTAAAACATTCTTTACACTTGCAATACATTTTTTTGTAAGTTGTTTTTCATCTTCATCATCAGGTTTACCAAGAACTGGCCCTTGTATGATGATAGAAAAATCAGAACTTTGTATTTTCATAATCTCTTTAAATATACTTCTAAATCTTCAGGTGTTCCAATTCCATGCATATTACTAAATTCAATATCATAAATTCCTATCCTTGCTCCGTCTTTTATTAAATAATTATAGACTGGACAAGTATAAAACTCATTGTTGACGCGATCATTTTCAATAATCATATCTATGGCTGAATCAACAAATTGTGCGCCTTTATTAAAGAGATAAATTCCAACTGTAGCAAATTCTGATATAGCCTCTTTTTCTTTTACTTCAATAACTAAATCATCATTTAATTTAGCAAAAGACCATTTTGGATTTAATTCTATATCTTTAAAAGTTAGTATCGAACCATCCAAATCTCTATCAAAGCAATCATTAATAAAATCCGGTATTGATATATCGACAATTTGATC includes:
- a CDS encoding WavE lipopolysaccharide synthesis family protein; this encodes MKIQSSDFSIIIQGPVLGKPDDEDEKQLTKKCIASVKNVLPGSEIIISTWINTDVSHLDYDKIVFNEDPGSISYNDYNLKNKFNNNNRQIVSTNNGLKVASRKFAIKLRGDCKLSHNGFIDFLSEYPNRGKYCFFDQRIITSNVFSLNPRKAPVLFHISDIFQVGLTSDMKQLWDIELQLEPQTTRAVQSGWIKWNDPYSEGGYEMKFASEQYIWFAFCKKYNLNLNLKFYSEIPLNKIVKSELSIINNFVIASPNELGFVLPDKMIEFLNYPLIYSSQEWIELYDKYCVKGISIFDKIELICKTILNSYKFRCIFLMLKLKKLFKKA
- a CDS encoding glycosyltransferase family 2 protein, which produces MSKINIVIPMAGLGSRFANVGYEKPKPFIDVDGKPMIVRVLDNLSYPDANYILIARKEHLEKEKELVVQIEKEYNAKFIGIDKLTEGTVCTVLYARKYINNELPLLIANSDQIVDISIPDFINDCFDRDLDGSILTFKDIELNPKWSFAKLNDDLVIEVKEKEAISEFATVGIYLFNKGAQFVDSAIDMIIENDRVNNEFYTCPVYNYLIKDGARIGIYDIEFSNMHGIGTPEDLEVYLKRL